Proteins found in one Anopheles stephensi strain Indian unplaced genomic scaffold, UCI_ANSTEP_V1.0 ucontig7, whole genome shotgun sequence genomic segment:
- the LOC118517217 gene encoding developmentally-regulated GTP-binding protein 2-like encodes MGILEKISDIEKEIAKTQKNKATEYHLGLLKAKLAKYRSQLLEPSKKGEKGDGFDVLKSGDARIALIGFPSVGKSTLLSTLTKTESEAANYEFTTLTCIPGVIEYKGANIQLLDLPGIIEGAAQGKGRGRQVIAVARTADLVLMMLDATKPNVHRDLLEYELESVGLRLNKRKPNIYFKIKKGGGVSFNATCPLTRCNEKMVQTILHSFKIFNAEVLFREDCTEDEFIDVVSGNRIYLPCIYVYNKIDQISIEEVDRLARQPYSVVVSCNMHLNLDYLLEVLWEHLQLIRVYTKKPGAPPDFDDGLILRRGVTVEHVCHAIHRTLAAQFKYALVWGTSTKYSPQRVGISHIMNDEDVIQVVKK; translated from the exons ATGGGTATCTTGGAAAAAATCTCGGACATCGAGAAGGAGATTGCGAAAACACAGAAAAATAAAG CAACCGAGTACCATCTGGGTTTGCTGAAGGCGAAACTAGCCAAGTACCGGTCACAGCTGCTGGAACCGTCGAAGAAGGGCGAAAAGGGTGATGGGTTCGATGTACTGAAGTCGGGCGACGCTCGCATTGCCCTGATCGGGTTCCCATCGGTCGGTAAATCTACGCTACTGTCGACGCTGACCAAAACGGAGAGCGAGGCAGCGAACTACGAATTCACCACGCTCACCTGCATCCCGGGTGTGATCGAGTACAAGGGGGCCAACATACAGCTGCTCGATTTGCCCGGTATTATTGAAGGTGCTGCGCAGGGCAAGGGTCGTGGTCGGCAGGTTATTGCCGTGGCGCGCACGGCCGATctggtgctgatgatgctggacGCTACGAAACCGAACGTGCACCGCGATCTGCTTGAGTACGAGCTGGAGTCAGTCGGGTTGCGGTTGAACAAACGAAAGCCGAACATCTACTTCAAGATTAAGAAGGGTGGCGGCGTAAGCTTTAACGCGACGTGCCCACTGACGCGCTGCAACGAAAAGATGGTGCAAACGATACTGCACTCGTTCAAGATCTTTAACGCGGAAGTGCTGTTCCGAGAGGATTGTACCGAGGACGAGTTCATCGACGTGGTGTCCGGGAATCGGATCTATTTGCCGTGCATCTACGTGTACAACAAGATCGATCAGATCTCGATCGAAGAGGTGGACCGGCTTGCCCGGCAACCGTACTCGGTCGTGGTCAGCTGTAACATGCATCTCAATCTGGACTATCTGCTGGAGGTGCTGTGGGAACATTTACAGCTGATCCGGGTGTACACCAAAAAGCCGGGTGCACCGCCAGACTTTGACGACGGTCTAATTCTACGAAGG GGTGTTACGGTGGAACACGTGTGTCACGCAATTCATCGTACGCTTGCGGCCCAGTTCAAGTATGCGCTCGTTTGGGGCACCTCGACGAAATATTCTCCCCAACGGGTGGGTATTTCGCACATCATGAACGATGAGGACGTTATTCAGGTCGTTAAAAAGTAA
- the LOC118517213 gene encoding uncharacterized protein LOC118517213, with translation MELIRKKMKPYQPSEQLVVRDSVSLSMDEDLSDDVEDEVFIRDGRTCRTYEDRGAKRPLMAPRRKYGKATSGNGSAGGNGVGGVRSSSPILKKYRRRKCWKCCEPFCYGLAAVTVLIGLIVLAALLLTAFPQPLQKIKIWFHKESAFSSAVIRDKFSSLMYTADGTTYGGPDGRNGTLEVVPCTQITVQNVWTRVIARVNTESPLRKLDVNGDGVDDIIVGYGIDEMVDEGVRDYIPQCTSRKTGITDLCGGGLLALNGIDGETLWQRWTSFTIFSLKCNIDINSDGGNDCVAAGRGGLILALDGHNGRILWELKDYSDLESYAEINIDLYTINVVRDLNGDGISDLIAVHVEETQRAHGGHIKLISGATGTILRSIPTPYREEMFVPIQELPRADGSDVFLVVTGGQNSPGGVYVLKQENLMKYPGESAFEPIVRLESSGFMVPAVLSDLNGDGTEDIVVSSFNSTVYAFDGVNRTQLWSYTIADSESVSSIVPGHFDHDNVTDFMVKYNTGPGFPIYYYSQTMIINGTNGKPFLDSSIKDSGGPNGLLGGITISQTGGGDLFLHWQTQCRNRTTDTTEEYQFIPESDVIQQSRADTCALRYNQSSVLKLYAITRHVEPPGAVIFSSDDLTIRLNETGTSEQAQPNYVAPMKHPKMKLKGRNDGQSSATMRKTSVEAAAVGQQATNQADVRMDKKLSPSQQPNPVPVGVVVDSPGQAAVLGNRRKDPFRGQQQSAAAAQSIDTLAEEEAKRQEKMALNNVYKKYIYNANDQEAVGDLAGPLGAMGDEGRGGDERKPYIYLPYDQMEQDGRNPYLTNQIPQGPVGGLDYDYGTSPLEEDGRPIPVPYKRPRYRSNGRDVRSKFGVFDDIELHDRSLEEQVFNESNPNSQIVKKVLLNDEIMDDLKNADLGTKGSKETLWDLEMEKEAKEAMNDVNAMNYEYNNKARRQAGTTVPVKTTTSATPSTTIPALLQKQPLVLPNENILPSIASTGVLLKSVTSTGGGTTTPTTSTTPATLTPSTIDYVFVMNIRESEQYPPLFLDSDLSCIQEKMQAYRTYRNEDMVQLEKKFFAQCLKARLPNFLTPQYPRFETQIIVTRVEIGCGCSADLNPAREVCSKLHSYEQQRWTQYMGNDGHGRY, from the exons ATGGAGCTGATACGGAAGAAGATGAAACCCTACCAACCGTCGGAACAGCTGGTGGTGCGCGACAGCGTCAGCCTCAGCATGGACGAGGACCTGAGCGATGACGTGGAGGACGAGGTGTTCATACGGGACGGGCGCACCTGTCGCACGTACGAGGACCGGGGTGCGAAACGGCCCCTGATGGCACCGCGCCGCAAGTACGGCAAAGCAACAAGTGGCAATGGGAGCGCGGGTGGCAATGGGGTTGGCGGCGTGCGGTCGTCGAGCCCCATCCTGAAGAAGTATCGCCGCCGGAAGTGCTGGAAGTGTTGCGAACCGTTCTGCTACGGGCTGGCTGCGGTGACCGTGCTTATCG GTCTTATAGTGTTGGCTGCACTGCTGCTGACGGCTTTCCCACAGCCACTGCAAAAGATCAAGATATGGTTTCACAAGGAGTCCGCCTTTAGCAGCGCCGTCATACGGGACAAGTTCAGCAGTTTAATGTACACCGCCGATGGTACAACGTACGGAGGTCCTGACGGACGCAACGGCACGCTTGAGGTGGTCCCCTGCACCCAGATAACGGTTCAAAACGTGTGGACACGTGTGATTGCTCGCGTAAACACTGAGAGTCCTCTGCGGAAGCTGGACGTGAATGGGGACGGTGTGGATGACATCATTGTTGGGTATGGGATCGACGAGATGGTCGACGAAGGAGTGCGAGATTACATCCCCCAGTGTACGTCGCGCAAGACGGGCATCACCGATCTGTGCGGTGGTGGCCTGTTGGCGTTGAACGGAATCGATGGTGAAACACTGTGGCAACGGTGGACATCGTTTACGATCTTCTCGCTAAAGTGTAACATCGACATCAACTCGGACGGTGGGAATGACTGTGTGGCAGCCGGGCGGGGCGGACTTATATTGGCGCTGGATGGACACAACGGCCGCATACTGTGGGAGCTGAAGGATTATTCGGACTTGGAAAGCTACGCAGAAATAAACATCGATCTGTACACGATCAATGTGGTGCGGGACTTGAACGGGGACGGTATATCGGACCTTATCGCGGTACACGTGGAAGAAACGCAACGAGCGCACGGTGGACACATCAAGCTAATTTCCGGCGCTACCGGAACCATCTTACGCAGCATTCCCACCCCGTACCGGGAGGAAATGTTTGTACCGATCCAGGAGTTACCGAGGGCGGATGGTTCGGATGTGTTTCTGGTGGTCACCGGTGGGCAGAATTCGCCCGGTGGCGTTTACGTACTGAAGCAGGAGAACCTCATGAAGTACCCGGGCGAAAGTGCATTCGAGCCGATCGTACGGCTAGAGTCGTCCGGATTTATGGTACCGGCCGTACTGTCCGACCTGAACGGAGACGGTACGGAGGACATTGTGGTCAGCTCGTTCAACTCGACCGTGTACGCGTTCGATGGGGTGAATCGTACGCAGCTGTGGTCCTACACGATCGCCGACTCGGAGAGCGTTAGCTCGATCGTCCCCGGACACTTCGACCATGACAATGTGACGGACTTTATGGTGAAGTACAATACGGGGCCAGGATTTCCGATTTACTACTACTCGCAAACGATGATCATCAACGGCACGAATGGGAAACCATTTTTGGACAGTTCGATCAAAGATTCTGGTGGTCCTAACGGGTTGCTCGGAGGCATAACTATCTCCCAAACCGGCGGAGGTGATCTGTTTCTACATTGGCAAACACAGTGCCGGAATCGTACGACAGACACAACGGAGGAGTATCAGTTCATACCCG AAAGCGACGTTATCCAACAATCACGTGCGGACACGTGCGCGTTGCGTTACAACCAATCGTCAGTGCTTAAGCTGTACGCCATAACGCGTCACGTGGAGCCACCGGGTGCGGTCATATTTTCGTCCGATGACTTAACAATCCGGCTAAACGAAACGGGCACATCGGAGCAAGCGCAACCGAACTATGTGGCACCGATGAAACATCCGAAGATGAAGCTAAAGGGACGCAACGATGGTCAGAGCAGTGCAACGATGCGCAAAACTTCCGTCGAGGCGGCAGCCGTAGGACAACAGGCAACGAACCAGGCCGACGTCCGTATGGATAAAAAGTTATCGCCATCGCAACAGCCCAACCCGGTCCCGGTGGGAGTTGTAGTGGATAGTCCGGGTCAGGCGGCGGTTCTCGGCAACCGGCGCAAGGATCCCTTCCGCGGGCAGCAGCAATCCGCAGCAGCGGCACAATCGATCGACACCCTTGCGGAGGAAGAAGCGAAGCGGCAGGAGAAGATGGCGCTGAACAATGTGTACAAAAAGTACATCTACAATGCGAACGACCAGGAAGCGGTCGGGGATCTTGCCGGTCCGCTAGGTGCGATGGGTGACGAGGGTAGAGGTGGTGATGAACGAAAGCCGTACATCTATCTTCCCTACGATCAAATGGAGCAGGATGGC CGCAATCCTTACTTGACGAATCAAATCCCACAGGGTCCGGTCGGTGGTTTGGACTATGACTATGGAACGTCACCGCTTGAGGAGGACGGACGACCAATTCCCGTACCGTACAAGCGTCCGCGCTATCGCTCCAACGGACGAGACGTTCGCAGCAAGTTTGGCGTTTTCG ACGACATAGAACTTCACGATCGTTCACTGGAGGAGCAGGTGTTCAACGAGTCCAATCCGAACTCGCAGATCGTGAAGAAAGTGTTGCTCAACGATGAGATAATGGACGATTTGAAGAACGCCGACCTGGGCACCAAGGGTTCTAAGGAGACACTATGGGATTTGGAGATGGAAAAGGAGGCTAAGGAAGCTATGAACG ATGTCAACGCTATGAACTATGAGTATAATAATAAGGCCCGACGTCAGGCAGGAACTACTGTCCCGGTCAAAACGACGACAAGCGCAACTCCATCAACCACCATCCCGGCATTGCTGCAGAAGCAGCCCTTGGTACTTCCAAACGAAAACATTCTTCCCTCGATCGCTTCGACCGGTGTATTGCTGAAATCGGTCACCAGCACGGGCGGCGGTACTACCACACCGACCACTTCCACCACACCAGCCACCCTTACCCCGTCAACGATCGACTACGTATTTGTGATGAACATCCGCGAATCGGAACAGTATCCACCACTGTTTCTCGATTCCGACCTCAGCTGCATACAGGAAAAGATGCAAGCCTACCGGACGTACCGTAACGAGGATATGGTTCAGCTGGAGAAAAAGTTCTTTGCCCAGTGTTTGAAGGCACGGTTGCCCAACTTCCTCACACCACAGTACCCTCGGTTCGAGACACAAATCATCGTCACGCGGGTGGAGATCGGATGTGGCTGCAGTGCCGATTTGAACCCGGCACGTGAAGTTTGCTCCAAGCTGCACAGCTACGAGCAGCAACGGTGGACCCAGTACATGGGCAATGATGGGCACGGTCGCTACTGA
- the LOC118517214 gene encoding signal recognition particle subunit SRP68-like — protein sequence MVESKAEKAEVGREDADEGKEEMEPVDVPMKVFTVEILRLIKDMQLQHGLRHGDFQRYRGYCSRRVKRLRKTLNLPQGDRRHYKKRNVTLANLEKPDSDERFLHIPLMLAERTWSYAMQLRQESNTEPRKRFHLIEKLRKSCVYALQLQDLCSSERCDARTKLEAEAYSAWIHGSLHFELALWKSAAENLKKAQVIYENLAQAMPEEEQTIYRAKVEELKPSLRYCAYNVGENASVNDLLEMRGQAGLLGNLSHLVAQTKAESMEAFQMTEWRGRSVTVRPEKVRLFLLSIQELNKSIEKAKDFPAKIEMLENVLLDCKDAIAAIKDEIKQDPKLRQTTTDGGSAGLIGIQYLLAYMSYTRLKLTLERNLLLVAQAKLTLDDPNVAEKTQLAGGGKKTKPQDLSRLYEIILQNVTEMQQLSGLENEASYQAEMETLSLSFRAFRCYYIAITLVAMKRWREAVAMYERSKKYANEATNSKTPCKDFDLRTELKQLIATIEGCKFSAHAYSVLEDDTADDTVLFGKSQKSSKPLYERLAHYKEDASLNSRNPNVFKLIPEMEPIPAKPLFFDLALNFVDFPSLEDKIEQKAAGKGATAGMSGFVKGLFGWGGGGANK from the exons ATGGTTGAATCAAAGGCAGAAAAGGCCGAGGTTGGCCGGGAAGATGCGGACGAAGGCAAGGAGGAAATGGAGCCAGTCGATGTGCCGATGAAAGTGTTTACGGTGGAAA TCCTCCGTCTCATCAAGGACATGCAGCTGCAGCATGGTCTTCGCCATGGAGACTTTCAGCGCTACCGTGGGTACTGTTCCCGGCGCGTTAAGCGGCTCCGGAAAACTCTCAACCTACCTCAGGGTGACCGGCGACATTACAAGAAACGCAACGTAACGCTCGCCAACCTAGAGAAACCGGACTCGGACGAACGGTTCCTGCACATCCCGCTCATGCTGGCCGAACGTACGTGGTCGTACGCGATGCAGCTACGCCAGGAGTCGAACACGGAGCCGCGCAAACGGTTCCATCTAATTGAGAAGCTGCGTAAATCGTGCGTGTACGCACTGCAGCTGCAGGATCTGTGTAGCTCGGAGCGTTGCGATGCTCGTACGAAGCTGGAAGCGGAGGCATATTCCGCCTGGATCCATGGTTCGTTGCATTTCGAGCTGGCGCTGTGGAAATCGGCTGCCGAAAACTTGAAGAAGGCTCAGGTGATTTACGAAAATCTTGCCCAAGCCATGCCCGAGGAAGAGCAAACCATTTACCGGGCCAAGGTGGAAGAGCTGAAACCCAGTCTACGTTACTGTGCGTACAATGTTGGCGAGAACGCGTCGGTGAACGATTTGCTGGAGATGCGTGGCCAGGCTGGTTTGCTGGGCAATTTGAGCCATCTGGTGGCTCAAACGAAGGCCGAAAGCATGGAAGCGTTCCAGATGACGGAATGGCGCGGTCGTAGCGTCACAGTCCGACCGGAGAAGGTTCGACTGTTTTTGCTCAGCATACAGGAGCTGAACAAGAGCATTGAGAAGGCGAAAGATTTCCCGGCCAAGATAGAAATGCTGGAGAATGTGTTGCTCGATTGCAAGGATGCCATAGCGGCCATCAAGGATGAGATAAAGCAGGACCCGAAGTTGCGCCAAACGACGACCGACGGCGGATCGGCAGGATTGATCGGAATTCAGTATCTGTTGGCGTACATGTCGTACACCAGGCTAAAGCTAACGCTGGAACGTAATCTGCTGCTCGTCGCGCAGGCCAAGTTGACGCTGGACGATCCAAACGTAGCGGAAAAGACTCAACTTGCCGGTGGAGGTAAGAAAACAAAGCCGCAGGATCTGTCGCGGCTGTACGAGATCATTCTGCAGAACGTGACCGAAATGCAGCAGCTAAGCGGGCTGGAAAATGAAGCGTCGTATCAGGCCGAAATGGAAACGCTGTCGCTTTCATTCCGTGCCTTCCGTTGCTACTACATCGCCATCACGCTGGTCGCCATGAAACGCTGGCGGGAAGCGGTGGCAATGTACGAGCGATCGAAGAAGTATGCCAACGAGGCGACCAACTCCAAAACGCCCTGTAAGGATTTCGATTTGCGCACCGAGCTGAAGCAGCTGATCGCCACGATTGAGGGATGCAAATTCTCGGCCCATGCGTACAGCGTCCTCGAGGATGACACCGCGGACGATACGGTGCTGTTTGGCAAGAGTCAAAAATCGTCCAAACCACTGTACGAACGGCTAGCCCACTACAAGGAGGACGCGTCACTGAACTCGCGCAACCCGAACGTGTTCAAGCTGATCCCGGAGATGGAACCGATACCCGCCAAACCGCTGTTCTTCGATCTGGCCCTCAACTTTGTCGATTTCCCGTCGCTAGAGGATAAGATCGAGCAAAAGGCGGCCGGCAAGGGTGCGACCGCCGGAATGTCCGGCTTTGTGAAGGGTTTGTTCGGCTGGGGCGGTGGTGGCGCTAACAAGTAA
- the LOC118517215 gene encoding ATP-binding cassette sub-family E member 1-like: MSRNRAAEETDKQTRIAIVSSDKCKPKRCRQECKKSCPVVRMGKLCIEVAMDSKIATLSEELCIGCGICVKKCPFEAITIINIPSNLDKHTTHRYSKNSFKLHRLPIPRPGEVLGLVGQNGIGKSTALKILAGKLKPNLGRYSDPPDWTDILGYFRGNELQNYFTKILEDSLRALIKPQYVDQIPKAIKGTVGALLDKKDERKNQMEICDLLDLTHIRDREIQALSGGELQRFACAMVCIQDGDIFMFDEPSSYLDVKQRLNCAMTIRSLIHPDKFIIVVEHDLSVLDYLSDFICCLYGVPGCYGVVTMPFSVREGINIFLDGYVHTENMRFRTESLTFKVSESASEEEIKRTCHYVYPRMKKKLGSFTLTINDGQFSDSEIIVLLGENGTGKTTFIRMLAGNLEPDEESEPLPVLNISYKPQKISPKSQSTVRYLLHEKIRDAYIHPQFVADVMKPLKIEEIMDQEVQNLSGGELQRVALVLCLGKPADVYLIDEPSAYLDSEQRLIAAKVIKRYILHAKKTGFVVEHDFIMATYLADRVIVFEGQPSVDTTAHTPQSLLNGMNRFLELLEITFRRDPNNFRPRINKLNSVKDVEQKRAGQYFFYEES, translated from the exons ATGTCTCGAAACCGTGCGGCCGAAGAGACGGACAAACAGACGCGTATTGCGATCGTCAGCTCGGACAAGTGTAAACCGAAGCGATGTCGGCAGGAGTGCAAGAAATCATGCCCGGTCGTGCGTATGGGCAAGCTCTGTATCGAGGTGGCGATGGACTCGAAGATCGCCACACTCTCGGAGGAGCTGTGCATCGGTTGTGGTATTTGTGTGAAAAAGTGTCCTTTTGAGGcgatcaccatcatcaacatccCGAGCAACCTGGACAAACACACGACCCATCGCTACTCGAAGAACTCGTTCAAGCTGCATCGTTTGCCGATCCCGCGTCCGGGTGAGGTGTTGGGACTGGTGGGCCAGAACGGTATCGGAAAGTCGACGGCACTGAAAATTTTGGCCGGCAAGCTAAAGCCGAATCTTGGTCGCTATTCCGACCCACCGGATTGGACGGACATTTTGGGGTACTTCCGCGGTAACGAGCTGCAGAACTACTTTACCAAGATTCTGGAGGATAGTCTGCGTGCGCTAATTAAGCCACAGTACGTGGACCAAATTCCGAAGGCCATCAAGGGTACGGTAGGGGCACTGCTGGACAAAAAGGACGAGCGTAAGAATCAGATGGAAATCTGTGATTTGCTCGATCTGACCCACATTCGGGACCGTGAAATCCAGGCCCTGTCCGGTGGAGAATTGCAGCGGTTTGCGTGCGCGATGGTGTGCATCCAGGACGGTGACATTTTCATGTTCGACGAACCGTCGTCGTATTTGGACGTGAAGCAACGTTTGAACTGCGCCATGACGATCCGTTCGTTGATCCATCCGGACAAGTTTATCATCGTGGTGGAGCACGATCTGTCCGTGCTGGACTACCTGTCCGATTTTATCTGCTGCCTGTACGGTGTGCCCGGTTGTTACGGTGTCGTAACGATGCCGTTCTCGGTTCGTGAAGGTATCAACATCTTCCTCGACGGTTACGTGCACACGGAAAACATGCGCTTCCGAACGGAATCGTTGACGTTCAAGGTGTCGGAGTCGGCGTCCGAGGAAGAGATCAAGCGCACCTGTCACTACGTGTATCCGAGGATGAAGAAGAAGCTCGGATCCTTCACGCTCACGATAAACGATGGGCAGTTCAGTGATTCGGAGATTATCGTGCTGCTGGGAGAGAACGGAACGGGCAAAACGACGTTCATCCGTATGTTGGCCGGTAATCTGGAACCGGACGAGGAGTCGGAACCGCTACCAGTGCTGAACATTTCCTACAAACCGCAGAAAATCTCGCCCAAGAGCCAGTCGACCGTGCGGTACCTGTTGCATGAGAAGATTCGCGATGCCTACATCCATCCGCAATTCGTGGCGGACGTGATGAAGCCGCTGAAGATCGAGGAAATTATGGATCAGGAGGTGCAGAACTTGTCCGGTGGTGAGTTGCAGCGTGTGGCACTGGTGCTTTGTCTCGGCAAACCGGCCGACGTATATTTGATCGACGAACCGTCTGCCTATCTGGATTCCGAGCAACGTCTTATTGCGGCCAAGGTCATCAAGAG aTATATTCTACACGCCAAAAAGACCGGGTTCGTCGTGGAGCACGATTTTATTATGGCAACTTATCTGGCGGACCGGGTGATCGTTTTCGAGGGTCAACCGTCGGTGGACACGACCGCACACACGCCTCAATCACTGCTGAACGGTATGAATCGGTTCCTGGAGCTGCTGGAGATCACATTCCGACGCGATCCGAACAACTTCCGGCCAAGAATCAACAAGCTAAACTCGGTGAAG GATGTGGAGCAAAAGCGTGCCGGTCAGTACTTCTTCTACGAGGAATCTTAA
- the LOC118517216 gene encoding uncharacterized protein LOC118517216 has product MKQEVAVGIVGGFVDDDRDVYMIERKDTIVDIIRMQQKADLWQTLSVDLVDCGPGSREGDNYMSIIKRVVAHCKAKSSDGRNHVFTISLIFKRQITNPNRRMLFRCDAAFENEITAYASIIPVLQRISPYDLPYPKCVTAGSDDHGDRIVLEDLTTSGYAMEDRRIGLSFEHCMAVMKELAKLHAVSLALKHTQPREFADVCAKVREIVYCPEAADFYTHSLESSLRGALDSLRYSNSSEGDLDEPIRAVEGLTGRLYRIMSGLVCNGVDDAWRVISHGDTWVNNLMFSADRQHVKLIDLQTMRCTTPVLDILHLLYTSTERAMREQHVTDLLLQYRRTLLEALKEHFCSYDDPAAAASTMRHFAEMFSYQRLRAQYDRCLPYGLGIAMWLLPAVTFNPDQIPDLDAVTINDFKTKKHDKRIAQMVSVNYHTRMRDIALEMYDQGVLQRLNTEII; this is encoded by the exons ATGAAGCAGGAGGTAGCGGTCGGCATCGTCGGTGGGTTCGTGGATGATGATCGGGATGTTTACATGATCGAGCGAAAAGACACGATCGTTGACATTATCCGGATGCAGCAGAAGGCCGATCTGTGGCAGACGCTTTCGGTCGATCTGGTCGACTGTGGGCCGGGCAGCCGCGAAGGTGACAATTACATGTCGATCATCAAACGAGTGGTGGCCCACTGCAAAGCGAAATCATCCGACGGGCGCAATCATG TATTTACGATTTCGTTGATTTTCAAACGTCAAATCACAAACCCTAACCGACGGATGCTGTTCCGGTGCGATGCCGCATTCGAGAACGAAATCACCGCCTACGCAAGCATCATTCCCGTCCTGCAGCGGATATCGCCGTACGATCTACCGTACCCGAAGTGTGTGACGGCGGGCAGCGACGATCATGGTGACCGGATCGTGCTGGAGGATCTTACCACCAGCGGGTACGCGATGGAAGACCGACGGATCGGTCTTAGCTTCGAACACTGTATGGCCGTCATGAAG GAACTGGCCAAACTGCACGCAGTCTCGCTGGCATTGAAACACACGCAACCGCGCGAGTTTGCCGACGTCTGTGCGAAAGTGCGCGAGATCGTGTACTGTCCGGAGGCGGCCGATTTTTACACACATTCCCTCGAGTCGTCGCTGCGCGGTGCGCTGGACAGTTTGCGGTACAGCAACAGTAGCGAGGGCGATCTGGACGAGCCGATCCGGGCGGTGGAAGGTTTGACCGGCCGGCTCTATCGCATCATGTCCGGGCTCGTGTGCAACGGCGTGGACGACGCGTGGCGTGTCATCAGCCACGGTGACACCTGGGTCAACAATCTGATGTTCAGTGCCGATCGGCAGCACGTCAAGCTGATCGATCTACAAACGATGCGCTGCACCACACCGGTGCTCGACATACTGCATCTGCTGTACACGAGTACGGAGCGCGCGATGCGCGAACAGCACGTTACCGACCTGCTGCTCCAGTACCGCCGGACACTGTTGGAAGCGCTGAAGGAACACTTTTGCTCGTACGACGATCCAGCTGCGGCAGCGTCCACGATGCGCCATTTCGCAGAAATGTTTTCGTACCAGCGGCTGCGGGCCCAGTACGATCGCTGCCTGCCGTACGGGTTGGGCATTGCGATGTGGTTGCTGCCGGCCGTTACCTTCAACCCGGACCAAATACCCGACCTGGATGCGGTTACGATCAATGatttcaaaacgaagaaaCACGACAAACGGATCGCACAGATGGTCTCGGTCAACTACCACACGCGAATGCGCGACATTGCCCTGGAAATGTACGACCAGGGCGTGCTGCAGCGGCTCAACACGGAGATCATCTAA